One Telluria mixta DNA window includes the following coding sequences:
- a CDS encoding M13 family metallopeptidase: MNISWKPIKTAIALAVCGTALVTNGAVASGQTPPAAKEDVNAAGPSAQATLRPGDDFFAWANKDWLAKTAIPEDRSRWGAMDNLAEDTNQRIVKLIEGAGNDKKAGPEARKVADYYNAYMDESAIEARGAAPLKPLLAQIGAIKDKAGLVRALGASVRADVDPLNNTHFATENIFGVWISPGLHDPAHNWPYLLQGGLGMPDRAYYLDNSERMAGLRTQYQKHIAAMLKLAGYTQNDADADARAAKIFALEVDIANTHGTRADSADVLKADNTWTRKEFAANAPGLDWDAFFKAARLGDQDKFIVWHPSAVKGEAALVDKIDLATWKDYLAFHTINRMANVLPKAFVDQRFAFYGKALSGTPQQSMRWKRALGATNEAMDEAVGKLYVAKYFPAENKAQLQKMVANIVAAFGKRVDKLDWMAPATRAQAKEKLKTLYVGVGYPDRWKSYAGLKVDPKDAFGNALRAEAFHTDQEFAKLHAKPDRTDWSMPPQLVNAVNLPLQNALNFPAAILQPPFFDPKAPDAVNYGAIGAIIGHEISHSFDDQGSQFDAQGRLRDWWTKEDMEHFKAASQKLVEQYNAYKPYPDLAVNGQLTLSENLADLAGLEAAYDAYRVAGGKNATAESDRQFFTGYAQSWRTKAREAAERRGILTDGHAPPQYRTATVRNLDAWYKAFDVQPGQALYLPPDERVRVW; encoded by the coding sequence ATGAACATCAGTTGGAAGCCGATCAAGACCGCCATCGCCCTCGCGGTGTGCGGCACTGCGCTCGTTACCAATGGCGCGGTTGCATCCGGGCAGACCCCGCCCGCGGCCAAGGAGGATGTAAATGCGGCCGGGCCATCGGCCCAGGCCACGTTGCGGCCGGGCGACGATTTTTTTGCCTGGGCCAACAAGGACTGGCTTGCCAAAACGGCCATCCCCGAGGACCGCAGCCGCTGGGGCGCGATGGACAACCTGGCGGAAGATACCAACCAGCGCATCGTCAAGCTGATCGAAGGTGCAGGCAACGACAAGAAAGCCGGTCCGGAAGCGCGCAAGGTCGCGGACTATTACAACGCCTACATGGACGAGTCCGCCATCGAAGCGCGCGGCGCCGCGCCGCTGAAGCCGCTGCTGGCGCAGATCGGTGCCATCAAGGACAAGGCCGGCCTCGTGCGCGCGCTGGGCGCGTCCGTGCGGGCCGACGTCGACCCGCTGAACAATACGCATTTTGCGACCGAAAACATCTTCGGCGTGTGGATCTCGCCCGGCCTGCACGACCCGGCCCACAACTGGCCGTACCTGTTGCAGGGCGGCCTCGGCATGCCGGACCGCGCCTATTATCTGGACAATAGCGAGCGCATGGCCGGCCTGCGCACGCAGTACCAGAAGCATATCGCCGCGATGCTGAAGCTCGCGGGCTATACGCAGAACGATGCGGACGCCGACGCCCGCGCCGCGAAAATCTTTGCGCTGGAAGTCGACATCGCCAACACCCACGGCACCCGCGCCGACTCGGCCGACGTGCTGAAGGCCGACAACACATGGACCCGCAAGGAGTTCGCCGCCAACGCGCCGGGCCTCGACTGGGACGCGTTCTTCAAGGCCGCGCGCCTGGGCGACCAGGACAAGTTCATCGTCTGGCATCCGTCCGCCGTAAAAGGCGAGGCGGCGCTGGTCGACAAGATCGACCTGGCCACGTGGAAGGATTACCTCGCCTTCCATACCATCAACCGCATGGCCAACGTGCTGCCGAAGGCCTTCGTCGACCAGCGCTTCGCGTTCTACGGCAAGGCGCTGTCCGGCACGCCGCAGCAATCGATGCGCTGGAAGCGGGCGCTGGGCGCGACGAACGAGGCGATGGACGAGGCGGTCGGCAAGCTGTACGTCGCGAAATACTTCCCGGCCGAGAACAAGGCGCAGTTGCAGAAGATGGTCGCGAACATCGTCGCGGCGTTCGGCAAGCGTGTCGACAAGCTCGACTGGATGGCGCCCGCCACCCGCGCCCAGGCGAAGGAAAAGCTCAAGACCTTGTACGTGGGCGTCGGCTATCCGGACCGGTGGAAATCGTATGCCGGCCTGAAAGTCGATCCGAAGGATGCGTTCGGCAACGCGCTGCGCGCCGAGGCGTTCCACACGGACCAGGAATTCGCGAAACTGCATGCGAAGCCGGACCGCACGGACTGGTCGATGCCGCCGCAGCTCGTCAACGCCGTCAACCTGCCGCTGCAGAACGCGTTGAACTTCCCGGCCGCGATCCTGCAGCCGCCGTTCTTCGACCCGAAGGCGCCGGATGCCGTCAACTACGGCGCGATCGGCGCCATCATCGGCCACGAGATCAGCCACAGCTTCGACGACCAGGGCTCGCAGTTCGATGCCCAGGGCCGCCTGCGCGACTGGTGGACGAAGGAAGACATGGAACATTTCAAGGCCGCGTCGCAGAAGCTCGTCGAGCAGTACAACGCCTATAAGCCGTACCCGGACCTCGCCGTGAACGGCCAGCTGACCCTGTCCGAAAACCTGGCCGACCTGGCCGGCCTGGAAGCGGCCTACGATGCCTACCGCGTTGCCGGCGGCAAGAACGCGACGGCGGAGAGCGACCGCCAGTTCTTCACCGGCTATGCGCAGAGCTGGCGCACGAAGGCACGCGAGGCGGCGGAGCGGCGCGGCATCCTGACGGACGGCCACGCGCCGCCGCAATACCGCACGGCCACCGTGCGCAACCTGGACGCGTGGTACAAGGCGTTCGACGTGCAGCCTGGCCAGGCCCTGTACCTGCCGCCGGACGAGCGCGTACGCGTCTGGTAA
- a CDS encoding flagellar protein FliT: MTSNEVLAMYENIAALSSRMAVAAREGDWDGLARLETQCALQSSAAKSGVPPLDGAARKRKIDLLKQIMANDRAVRDITEPWMGQLDRALSPAH, from the coding sequence ATGACGTCCAACGAAGTCCTCGCAATGTATGAAAACATCGCCGCCCTGAGCAGCCGCATGGCTGTGGCTGCGCGCGAAGGGGATTGGGACGGCCTGGCCCGCCTGGAAACGCAGTGCGCCCTGCAGTCGAGCGCGGCGAAGAGCGGCGTCCCGCCGCTGGACGGTGCCGCCCGCAAGCGCAAGATCGACCTGCTCAAGCAGATCATGGCCAACGACCGCGCCGTGCGCGACATCACCGAGCCGTGGATGGGCCAGCTGGACCGCGCGCTGAGCCCGGCCCACTGA
- a CDS encoding winged helix-turn-helix transcriptional regulator, whose protein sequence is MNDLVRADLFSEYCPSREVLKHVTSRWGVLLLVALMDGTHRFGELRRKVGGISEKMLAQTLQWLEQDGFVQRIAHPVVPPHVEYRLTPLGEQIGHKLGDLAAWIEGNLDGILAAQRKARIDQEAKSPLDGKSKGLVAE, encoded by the coding sequence ATGAACGACCTCGTGCGCGCGGACTTATTCTCAGAATACTGCCCGTCGCGTGAAGTGCTGAAACATGTGACGAGCCGCTGGGGCGTGCTGCTGCTCGTCGCGTTGATGGACGGCACGCATCGCTTCGGCGAACTGCGCCGCAAGGTGGGCGGCATCAGCGAAAAGATGCTGGCCCAGACCCTGCAATGGCTCGAGCAGGACGGTTTCGTGCAGCGCATCGCCCATCCCGTCGTCCCGCCCCACGTGGAATACCGGCTGACGCCGCTCGGCGAGCAGATCGGGCACAAGCTCGGCGACCTGGCCGCGTGGATCGAAGGGAACCTCGACGGCATCCTGGCCGCGCAGAGAAAGGCACGCATCGACCAGGAAGCAAAAAGCCCCTTGGACGGGAAGTCGAAGGGGCTTGTGGCGGAGTGA